Proteins from a genomic interval of Rhizobium etli CFN 42:
- a CDS encoding ABC transporter permease has translation MIALLARRFAGLILTLVIVSLLIFTVMDLLPGDPASIMLGTSASPETLAALRHELGLDQPLVLRYGQWLAGLLSGNLGNSLTYGVPVAGLIVERLAVTLPLALMAIVLSVSIALPLGVLAASRRGGVFAIIATLFSQISIAVPVFWVALLLIILFSTRLGLMPAGGFPGWNEGFLSALQALVMPAIALAMPQAGVLTRVARSAVLETMHEDFARTAVAKGLSSGAVLRRHIVPNALIPILTMIGLQFTFLVAGAVLVENVFNLPGLGRLALQALSQRDAIVMQDVVLFFAGLVIVMNFIVDLSYLVIDPRMRKAV, from the coding sequence ATGATCGCCCTCCTCGCCCGCCGCTTTGCCGGTCTCATCCTCACGCTCGTCATCGTCTCGCTGCTGATCTTCACCGTCATGGATCTCCTGCCCGGCGATCCAGCCTCGATCATGCTCGGCACCTCGGCGAGCCCGGAGACCTTAGCAGCACTGCGCCACGAGCTCGGCCTCGACCAGCCGCTCGTCCTGCGCTACGGGCAATGGCTGGCCGGCCTCCTGTCCGGCAACCTCGGCAATTCCCTGACCTACGGCGTCCCGGTCGCCGGATTGATCGTCGAGCGGCTGGCGGTGACGCTGCCGCTGGCGCTGATGGCAATCGTGCTGTCGGTGTCGATTGCCCTGCCGCTCGGCGTGCTGGCCGCTTCGCGCCGCGGCGGTGTCTTCGCCATCATCGCAACGCTCTTTTCGCAGATCAGCATCGCCGTGCCCGTCTTCTGGGTGGCACTGCTCTTGATCATCCTGTTTTCGACCCGGCTCGGACTGATGCCGGCGGGCGGCTTTCCCGGCTGGAACGAGGGGTTTCTGTCAGCATTGCAGGCGCTTGTCATGCCGGCCATCGCCCTGGCGATGCCGCAGGCGGGGGTGTTGACGCGCGTCGCACGTTCGGCGGTGCTTGAGACGATGCATGAGGATTTTGCCCGCACCGCAGTGGCCAAGGGGCTGTCAAGCGGCGCGGTGCTGCGGCGGCATATCGTACCGAATGCGCTGATCCCGATTCTGACGATGATCGGTCTGCAGTTCACCTTTCTGGTCGCCGGCGCAGTGCTGGTGGAAAACGTCTTCAACCTGCCAGGCCTCGGGAGGCTCGCCCTTCAGGCACTCTCCCAGCGCGATGCCATCGTGATGCAGGATGTCGTGCTGTTCTTCGCCGGCCTCGTCATCGTCATGAACTTCATCGTCGATCTCTCCTATCTGGTGATCGACCCCAGGATGAGGAAGGCGGTCTGA
- a CDS encoding tetratricopeptide repeat protein, which yields MPASRIIISPTRILQGAAASLIILALAGCSTTAKDRMTTGSVPKLTKPVEEMDATELRSATDRIGQAYERNPRDPVNGVNYANLLRMSGRDTQALAVMQQVAIANPGDRNVLAAYGKAQAAAGQFQQALDTIGRAQTPDRPDWRLISAEGAILDQMGRASEARQRYRDALDIQPNEPSILSNLGMSYVLTGDLRTAETYLHSAAGQPTADSRVRQNLALVVGLQGRFAEAEQIARRELSPQQADANVAYLRGMLSQQNSWQKLAAKDKMPGTADGSNTN from the coding sequence ATGCCTGCCTCGCGCATCATCATATCCCCCACCCGTATCCTGCAGGGCGCAGCAGCATCGCTGATCATCCTCGCGCTTGCCGGCTGCTCGACGACGGCCAAGGACCGGATGACGACCGGCTCGGTGCCGAAGCTTACCAAGCCGGTCGAAGAGATGGATGCGACCGAGTTGCGCTCGGCGACGGACCGGATCGGGCAGGCCTATGAAAGGAACCCGCGCGATCCCGTCAACGGCGTCAACTACGCCAACCTGCTGCGCATGAGCGGCCGCGACACGCAGGCGCTCGCCGTCATGCAGCAGGTGGCGATCGCCAATCCGGGCGACCGCAATGTGCTGGCCGCCTATGGCAAGGCGCAGGCGGCGGCCGGGCAGTTCCAGCAGGCGCTCGACACGATCGGCCGCGCCCAGACACCGGATCGCCCCGACTGGAGGCTGATCTCGGCCGAAGGCGCAATCCTCGACCAGATGGGCCGGGCGAGCGAGGCCCGGCAGCGCTACCGCGACGCGCTCGACATTCAGCCGAATGAACCTTCCATCCTTTCCAACCTCGGCATGTCCTACGTGCTGACCGGCGATCTGCGCACGGCCGAAACCTATCTGCACTCCGCCGCCGGCCAGCCGACCGCCGACAGCCGCGTCCGGCAGAATCTTGCCCTCGTCGTCGGCCTGCAAGGGCGATTTGCGGAAGCGGAACAGATCGCGCGGCGGGAGCTTTCGCCGCAGCAGGCCGATGCCAACGTCGCCTATCTCCGGGGCATGCTCTCGCAGCAGAATTCCTGGCAGAAGCTCGCTGCCAAGGACAAAATGCCGGGCACAGCCGATGGCAGCAACACCAACTGA
- a CDS encoding ABC transporter permease yields MAQIVSSPIVGRRRIARLSRRMNLIAGVAIIGLLLTVALLSLVWTPLPPAKMQIIHKLQPPLAFGLLGTDQFGRDVLSMLMAGCWNSLSVAITAVAIGGTLGSITGISAAAIRGPAEALLMRICDVIFALPPILSAMVLGAFLGPGRFTAITAIAVFMIPVFARVTLATSLQAWSRDYVTAARAIGNTRLTISLRHVLPNIISQIIVHGTIQLGLAILTEAGLSFLGLGMAPPAPTWGRMLADAQTYLALAPWLAVLPGLAIALTVLGFNMLGDGLRDLLDPREASR; encoded by the coding sequence ATGGCCCAGATCGTATCCTCCCCCATTGTCGGCCGCCGGAGAATTGCCAGGCTTAGCCGGCGAATGAACCTCATCGCGGGAGTCGCCATCATTGGCCTGCTGCTGACGGTGGCGCTGCTGTCGCTCGTCTGGACCCCTTTACCGCCGGCGAAGATGCAGATCATCCATAAACTGCAGCCGCCGCTTGCCTTTGGCCTGCTCGGCACGGATCAGTTCGGCCGCGACGTGCTGTCGATGCTGATGGCGGGATGCTGGAACTCCCTGTCGGTCGCCATCACCGCGGTTGCGATCGGCGGCACGCTCGGCTCGATCACCGGCATCTCCGCAGCGGCGATCCGTGGTCCAGCCGAAGCGCTGCTGATGCGCATCTGCGACGTCATCTTCGCCTTGCCGCCGATCCTGTCGGCGATGGTGCTCGGCGCCTTTCTCGGGCCCGGGCGGTTCACCGCGATCACAGCGATCGCCGTCTTCATGATCCCGGTCTTTGCACGGGTGACGCTGGCGACCTCGCTGCAGGCCTGGAGCCGCGATTATGTGACGGCGGCGCGCGCGATCGGCAATACGCGCCTGACCATTTCACTGCGCCATGTGCTGCCGAACATCATCAGCCAGATCATCGTGCATGGGACGATCCAGCTCGGGCTGGCGATCCTCACCGAAGCCGGCCTCAGCTTTCTCGGGCTCGGCATGGCGCCGCCGGCGCCGACATGGGGCCGGATGCTTGCGGATGCGCAAACCTATCTGGCGTTGGCCCCCTGGCTGGCGGTCCTGCCCGGCCTTGCCATCGCGCTCACCGTCCTCGGCTTCAACATGCTCGGCGACGGCTTGCGCGATCTTCTCGATCCACGCGAGGCGAGCCGCTGA
- a CDS encoding IS630-like element ISRel6 family transposase (programmed frameshift): MTRPYSNDLRERVIAAVVDGQSCRVVAERFNIAISSVVKWSQRYRATGSVSPGKMGGHRRRVLEPHRAFIVEQIEQTSHLTLHRLKDELAARGVSVSHNAIWQFMRREGLSFKKTLFALEQGRADIARRRARWKAWQDRFDPKRLVFIDETWIRTNMAPLRGWGPRGKRLRGFAPHGRWRTLTFLGALRCDKLTAPCVFDGPINGECFHAYVRQQLIPTLKPGDIVILDNLGSHKAKAIRDAIRAVGARLWFLPKYSPDLNPIEQAFAKIKHWMRQAQKRTIEETWRYLGILADTIKPEECANYFSNAGYASVKT, encoded by the exons ATGACGCGACCCTATTCGAATGATCTTCGCGAGCGAGTCATTGCAGCGGTTGTGGACGGTCAGAGCTGCCGGGTGGTGGCGGAGCGGTTCAACATAGCTATCTCATCCGTGGTGAAGTGGTCGCAGCGTTATCGGGCCACCGGTAGTGTGTCGCCCGGTAAGATGGGCGGCCATCGCCGACGTGTGCTGGAGCCGCACCGCGCCTTCATTGTCGAGCAGATCGAGCAGACATCACATCTGACGCTACATCGGCTGAAGGATGAGTTAGCCGCCCGCGGTGTGAGCGTCTCCCACAATGCCATCTGGCAATTCATGCGCCGCGAGGGCTTGAGCTTT AAAAAAACGCTGTTCGCCCTTGAGCAGGGCCGCGCCGACATTGCCCGCCGCAGAGCTCGCTGGAAAGCCTGGCAAGACCGCTTCGATCCGAAGCGGCTCGTCTTTATTGACGAGACCTGGATCCGCACCAACATGGCGCCGTTACGCGGCTGGGGGCCGAGGGGCAAAAGATTACGCGGCTTTGCCCCGCATGGCCGCTGGCGCACCCTCACCTTCCTCGGCGCCCTACGCTGCGACAAGCTCACTGCACCCTGCGTCTTCGACGGTCCCATCAATGGCGAATGCTTTCACGCCTATGTCCGCCAGCAGTTGATCCCGACCCTCAAACCTGGCGACATCGTCATCCTCGATAATCTCGGCTCTCACAAAGCCAAGGCCATCCGCGATGCCATCAGGGCCGTCGGCGCCAGGCTCTGGTTCCTGCCGAAATATTCCCCCGACCTTAACCCGATCGAGCAGGCCTTCGCCAAGATCAAGCACTGGATGCGCCAGGCCCAAAAGCGAACCATCGAGGAAACCTGGCGCTATCTGGGCATACTCGCCGACACTATCAAGCCAGAGGAATGCGCCAACTACTTCTCAAATGCTGGCTACGCTTCCGTCAAAACATGA
- a CDS encoding amidase: MAETDLTIRELRRRFADKSLSPLEYWLSLEDHVAAWEPSISALYLYDPEAARVQAKASTERWAKGRTLGTLDGIPATLKELIATEGQPVPLGTRAVELKPAEADAPAAARLREDGAVIFAKTTCPDYGMLSSGLSSFHPLSRNPWNIAQNPGGSSAGAAAAAAAGYGPLHIGTDIGGSVRLPAGWTGIFGFKPSHGRIPADPYYVGRCLGPMTRTVEDAAFSMATLSRPDWRDGTSLPPNDFDWMDFVVDISGMKIGLMLDAGCGFAVDDEIRVAVESAAKRFEKAGATIVSVQPVLTRAMLDGLDTFWRARLWSDIAGLNEERRDSILPYIRDWAKAGADISGVDAVRGFNQTIEMRRSCGRLFTRVDALLSPTNPIISYPAEWASPTNDPTRPFEHIAFTVPWNMSEQPAASINCGFSRSGMPIGLQIVGPRFDDMRVLRLSKAFEDWTGGVSVWPQRPIV; encoded by the coding sequence ATGGCCGAAACCGACCTTACCATCCGTGAACTCAGGCGACGCTTCGCCGATAAGAGCCTCTCGCCGCTCGAATACTGGCTCTCCCTCGAAGACCATGTCGCCGCCTGGGAGCCGTCGATTTCCGCACTCTACCTCTACGACCCGGAGGCGGCGCGCGTGCAGGCGAAAGCTTCGACGGAGCGCTGGGCGAAGGGACGAACGCTCGGCACGCTCGACGGCATCCCGGCAACGCTGAAAGAACTGATCGCGACGGAGGGCCAGCCGGTGCCGCTCGGCACCAGGGCGGTGGAACTGAAGCCGGCGGAGGCCGACGCGCCGGCTGCCGCGCGGCTGCGCGAGGACGGCGCGGTGATCTTCGCCAAGACCACCTGTCCCGATTACGGCATGCTTTCCTCCGGCCTGTCGAGCTTTCATCCTCTCAGCCGCAATCCCTGGAACATCGCGCAGAATCCCGGCGGATCGAGCGCCGGCGCCGCAGCCGCGGCGGCGGCCGGTTACGGGCCGCTGCACATCGGCACGGATATTGGCGGTTCGGTACGGCTTCCTGCCGGCTGGACCGGCATCTTCGGCTTCAAGCCGAGCCACGGGCGCATTCCGGCCGATCCCTATTATGTCGGGCGCTGTCTCGGCCCGATGACGCGTACCGTCGAGGATGCCGCTTTTTCGATGGCGACGCTGTCACGGCCCGACTGGCGCGACGGCACCAGCCTGCCGCCCAACGATTTCGACTGGATGGATTTCGTTGTCGACATCTCCGGCATGAAGATCGGTCTGATGCTCGATGCCGGCTGCGGGTTTGCTGTCGATGATGAGATCAGGGTCGCGGTCGAATCGGCGGCGAAACGTTTCGAGAAAGCCGGCGCGACCATCGTCTCCGTTCAACCGGTGCTGACGCGCGCGATGCTTGACGGGCTCGACACGTTCTGGCGCGCCCGCCTGTGGAGCGATATCGCAGGGCTCAACGAAGAGCGGCGCGACAGCATCCTGCCCTATATCAGGGATTGGGCGAAGGCCGGCGCCGATATCAGCGGCGTCGATGCAGTCCGAGGCTTCAATCAGACGATCGAAATGCGCAGGAGCTGCGGACGGCTGTTCACCAGGGTCGACGCCCTGCTTTCGCCGACCAATCCCATCATCTCCTATCCGGCCGAATGGGCGTCGCCGACCAACGACCCGACGAGGCCGTTCGAACATATCGCTTTTACCGTACCTTGGAACATGTCGGAGCAGCCGGCCGCCTCGATCAATTGCGGCTTCTCCCGGTCGGGCATGCCGATTGGGCTGCAGATCGTCGGACCGCGCTTCGACGACATGCGGGTTCTGAGATTGTCGAAAGCTTTCGAGGATTGGACCGGCGGCGTGAGCGTCTGGCCGCAGCGGCCGATCGTTTAG
- a CDS encoding leucyl aminopeptidase: MAPYQFIERPTPFNTKGGSTLPIFAVTPAHIETGTIDPIALDWARKSGYKAESGSLLLIPTAEGHLGGALFGLGTNPSEQPYITGRLARALPAGDWHIETAPLTANRLALGFGLGSYRFDRYKSEKSPAATLMIPRDADGADIKRQLAGVFLARDLINTPTNDMGPDQLEAAFRALAGHYKAEFSVITGDELLKQNFPLVHTVGRASADAPRLLELRWGKKGHRKVTLVGKGVCFDTGGLDIKPAASMLLMKKDMGGAANVMGLALMIMDAKLKVDLRVIVPVVENAISSNAFRPGDIYRSRKGLTVQIDNTDAEGRLILADALAYADEEEPDLLIDMATLTGAARVALGPDLPPFFTDDANLAHELTEASLETDDPIWRLPLYAGYEKDIRAKFADLTNAPAGGMAGSITAALFLKRFVSKTKSWAHFDIYGWAPSERPHSPGGGEAQAIRALFHHIRGSLR, from the coding sequence ATGGCCCCCTATCAGTTCATCGAAAGACCGACTCCTTTCAACACGAAGGGCGGCTCGACGCTGCCGATCTTTGCCGTCACGCCTGCCCATATCGAGACCGGCACGATCGATCCGATTGCGCTCGATTGGGCCCGCAAGTCGGGCTACAAGGCCGAAAGCGGCTCGCTCTTGCTGATCCCCACGGCCGAGGGTCATCTCGGCGGCGCGCTTTTCGGCCTCGGCACCAACCCGTCGGAACAGCCCTACATCACCGGCCGGCTGGCCCGTGCGCTGCCCGCCGGCGACTGGCACATCGAGACCGCGCCGCTAACCGCAAACCGCCTCGCCCTCGGCTTCGGGCTCGGCAGCTACCGTTTCGATCGATACAAATCGGAAAAATCGCCGGCAGCGACCTTGATGATCCCCCGCGATGCCGACGGCGCCGACATCAAACGCCAGCTCGCTGGCGTCTTTCTTGCCCGCGACCTCATCAATACGCCGACGAACGATATGGGGCCGGACCAGCTCGAGGCCGCTTTCCGCGCCCTGGCCGGACATTACAAGGCGGAATTTTCGGTCATCACGGGCGACGAACTGCTCAAGCAGAATTTCCCGCTGGTCCATACCGTCGGCCGCGCCAGCGCCGATGCGCCGCGCCTTCTCGAACTGCGCTGGGGCAAGAAGGGTCATCGCAAGGTGACGCTCGTCGGCAAGGGTGTCTGCTTCGATACCGGCGGTCTCGATATCAAGCCTGCCGCCTCGATGCTGCTGATGAAGAAGGACATGGGCGGCGCGGCGAATGTCATGGGGCTGGCCCTGATGATCATGGACGCCAAACTGAAGGTCGATCTGCGCGTCATCGTCCCGGTCGTCGAAAACGCCATCTCCTCCAATGCCTTCCGCCCCGGCGACATCTACCGCAGCCGAAAGGGCCTGACCGTCCAGATCGACAATACCGATGCCGAAGGCCGTTTGATCCTGGCCGATGCGCTTGCCTATGCGGACGAGGAAGAGCCCGACCTTTTGATCGACATGGCGACGCTGACAGGGGCTGCTCGCGTTGCCCTCGGTCCGGATCTTCCGCCCTTCTTCACCGATGATGCCAATCTGGCCCACGAGCTGACCGAAGCAAGCCTGGAGACGGACGATCCGATCTGGCGCCTGCCGCTCTATGCCGGCTACGAAAAGGATATCCGCGCCAAATTCGCCGACCTGACCAATGCCCCGGCCGGCGGCATGGCTGGGTCGATCACCGCCGCCCTTTTCCTCAAGCGCTTCGTCAGCAAGACCAAGAGCTGGGCGCATTTCGACATTTACGGCTGGGCTCCGTCCGAACGGCCGCATTCGCCGGGCGGCGGCGAAGCACAGGCGATCCGCGCGCTCTTTCATCATATCCGCGGAAGCCTGCGCTGA
- a CDS encoding C40 family peptidase, with amino-acid sequence MTMLDRRLHAYRPDLAEAGLEGKVEASRFVEGAAARVALPVAALRPEPDLARGIDTELLLGEDVTVFDRADGWCWVKAASDGYVGYLKAEALSQAGPAPTHIVTVQRTFLYPEPELRKPHRAILSMGSRVHVAGEAEVRGNHYVVLTDGTAIFARHVQPIGALDGADYVGIAARFLETPYLWGGRSGLGIDCSGLIQLAMLMVGRPAPRDTDMQAAGLGEPIDRSEIRRGDLVFWKGHVAIFEDPQTILHANGHSMTVARENFDAAVERIGSLYQRPTGYRRPFS; translated from the coding sequence ATGACGATGCTCGACCGCCGCCTGCATGCCTATCGGCCGGATCTCGCGGAAGCGGGGCTCGAGGGCAAGGTTGAGGCGTCGCGATTCGTGGAAGGCGCCGCAGCGCGTGTTGCCCTTCCCGTCGCCGCCTTGCGCCCTGAGCCGGACCTTGCCCGCGGCATCGATACGGAACTGCTCCTCGGCGAGGATGTAACCGTTTTCGATCGTGCCGACGGCTGGTGCTGGGTGAAAGCTGCCTCCGACGGCTATGTCGGCTATCTCAAGGCGGAGGCGCTCTCGCAAGCCGGGCCGGCGCCGACCCACATCGTCACCGTCCAGCGCACCTTCCTCTATCCGGAGCCGGAACTGCGCAAACCGCATCGGGCCATCCTGTCGATGGGAAGCCGCGTTCACGTCGCCGGCGAGGCGGAGGTGCGCGGCAATCACTACGTCGTGCTGACGGACGGCACGGCGATCTTCGCCAGACACGTGCAGCCGATCGGCGCTCTCGACGGTGCCGATTATGTCGGCATCGCCGCCCGTTTCCTCGAGACACCCTATCTCTGGGGCGGCCGATCCGGCCTTGGCATCGATTGCTCCGGCCTCATTCAGCTGGCGATGCTGATGGTCGGCAGACCGGCGCCGCGTGATACCGACATGCAGGCGGCCGGACTCGGGGAACCGATCGACCGCTCCGAAATCCGCCGCGGCGACCTGGTGTTCTGGAAGGGCCATGTCGCCATCTTCGAAGATCCCCAAACCATCCTCCACGCCAACGGCCACAGCATGACAGTGGCGCGCGAGAATTTCGACGCGGCCGTCGAGCGCATCGGGTCGCTGTACCAACGGCCGACCGGCTATCGCCGCCCGTTTAGCTAA
- a CDS encoding MarR family transcriptional regulator, whose amino-acid sequence MPIELTASQALGLWHGVALDQVRHDDRDLTLRQMAILLHIYLVPPPHTVRGLAATLNVTKPVITRALDTMGEMGLVDRVRDDADRRNVIIKRTVGGALYLEKLGDLVRDQGRRLPI is encoded by the coding sequence GTGCCGATCGAACTGACCGCCTCGCAGGCGCTGGGGCTTTGGCATGGCGTGGCGCTCGATCAGGTTCGTCATGACGACCGCGATTTGACATTGCGCCAGATGGCGATCCTGCTGCATATTTATCTCGTGCCGCCGCCCCACACGGTGCGCGGGCTTGCCGCCACGCTCAACGTCACCAAGCCTGTCATTACCCGCGCCTTGGATACGATGGGTGAGATGGGCCTGGTTGATCGCGTGCGCGACGATGCCGACCGCCGAAATGTGATCATCAAACGTACCGTCGGCGGTGCGCTTTATCTGGAAAAGCTCGGCGATCTCGTGCGGGATCAGGGCCGCCGGCTGCCGATCTGA
- a CDS encoding type II secretion system F family protein has protein sequence MFGFDPVVLAIVILAAVSAAAVAYALLFSRIEADKKSASRINRVKSAEVDRAKVKAARDRVQEMSKRRKSVQDNLKDLEKRQNEKTKKTLSMKSRLVQAGLTVTLTQFYLFSAIFASVLLFMAFIIGASWLVMIGIAFVAGLGLPRWVIGFLIKRRQNKFLNEFPNALDVITRSIKSGLPLNDAIRLIATEGTEPVKSEFRRVIEAQQVGLSIPDACARMTLHMPLQEVNFFAIVIAIQSQAGGNLSEAIGNLSKVLRERRKMKAKVSALSMEAKASAVIIGALPFIVATLVYLTSPNYMIVLFTDPRGHFIMGASAVWMSIGILVMRNMVNFDI, from the coding sequence ATGTTCGGATTCGATCCGGTAGTCCTGGCAATCGTCATCCTCGCCGCTGTCTCCGCCGCGGCGGTCGCCTATGCCCTGTTGTTTTCCCGGATCGAGGCAGACAAGAAATCGGCAAGTCGCATCAACCGTGTCAAATCGGCCGAGGTCGACCGCGCCAAGGTCAAGGCTGCCCGCGACCGGGTGCAGGAGATGTCGAAGCGGCGCAAATCGGTGCAGGACAATCTGAAGGATCTGGAAAAGCGCCAGAACGAAAAGACCAAGAAGACCCTGTCGATGAAATCGCGGCTGGTGCAGGCCGGCCTGACGGTCACGCTGACGCAGTTCTATCTCTTCAGCGCCATTTTCGCTTCGGTGCTGCTGTTCATGGCTTTCATCATCGGCGCTTCGTGGCTGGTCATGATCGGCATCGCTTTCGTGGCCGGGCTCGGTCTGCCGCGTTGGGTCATTGGTTTCCTGATCAAGCGCCGCCAGAATAAGTTCCTCAACGAGTTCCCCAATGCGCTCGATGTCATTACCCGTTCGATCAAATCGGGATTGCCGCTCAACGATGCGATCCGCCTCATCGCCACTGAGGGCACTGAGCCGGTGAAGAGCGAGTTCCGCCGCGTGATCGAAGCCCAGCAGGTTGGCCTCAGCATTCCCGACGCCTGCGCCCGCATGACGCTCCATATGCCGCTCCAGGAAGTTAACTTCTTCGCGATTGTCATCGCTATCCAGTCACAGGCTGGCGGCAATCTCTCCGAAGCGATCGGTAACCTGTCAAAGGTGCTGCGCGAGCGCAGGAAGATGAAGGCCAAGGTCTCGGCGCTGTCGATGGAAGCCAAGGCGTCCGCCGTCATCATCGGCGCTCTGCCCTTTATCGTCGCGACCCTCGTTTACCTCACGTCGCCGAACTACATGATCGTCCTTTTCACCGATCCGCGCGGCCATTTCATCATGGGCGCCTCGGCGGTCTGGATGTCGATCGGCATCCTCGTCATGCGCAACATGGTCAATTTCGACATCTAG
- a CDS encoding LysE family translocator yields the protein MSSAGIFISIMAALAVGAMSPGPSFVVVSRIAISRSRLDGLAAAFGMGAGGVVFAGLALAGLTALLSQFEWLYVLLKVAGGAYLLYIAVNIWRGAGKPIELSDAVNGHRAPMRSFITALLTQLSNPKTIIVYASLFAALLPRAVPLDLLVVLPVGVFAVEAGWYSIVALAFSARHPRRLYLHAKSWIDRAASAVMGGLGLRLILSGLSVR from the coding sequence ATGTCTTCCGCAGGCATTTTCATCAGCATCATGGCAGCCTTGGCCGTCGGCGCGATGAGCCCCGGCCCGAGCTTCGTCGTCGTCTCCAGGATCGCCATCTCGCGTTCGCGGCTGGATGGACTTGCGGCCGCATTCGGCATGGGCGCCGGCGGCGTCGTTTTCGCCGGCCTGGCGCTCGCCGGTCTGACGGCGTTGCTGTCGCAATTCGAATGGCTCTATGTGCTGCTCAAGGTGGCGGGTGGGGCTTATCTCCTCTACATCGCCGTCAATATCTGGAGAGGCGCCGGAAAGCCGATCGAGCTTTCCGATGCCGTCAATGGCCATCGCGCGCCCATGCGCAGCTTCATCACCGCATTGCTGACGCAGCTCAGCAACCCGAAGACCATCATCGTCTACGCCAGCCTTTTTGCGGCGCTTCTGCCGAGAGCGGTGCCGCTCGATCTCCTCGTCGTGCTGCCGGTCGGCGTTTTCGCGGTGGAGGCGGGGTGGTATTCGATCGTGGCGCTTGCCTTTTCGGCCCGCCACCCGCGGCGGCTCTATCTCCACGCCAAGAGCTGGATCGACCGGGCCGCCAGTGCGGTGATGGGCGGCCTTGGACTGCGGCTCATTCTCTCGGGCCTCAGCGTCAGGTAG
- a CDS encoding type II secretion system F family protein, which produces MSQDLAATLTNPSMLIAVFVAIAVFATFYTIAIPFFERGDLNKRMKAVSTEREQIRARERARMNTEPGAGKTSLRNQNNRSVRQIVERFNLRKALVDENTVNKLRAAGFRSENALNTFLVARFLLPFLFLALAAFWVFGLGGLADRGMPMRMLAVIGIAYLGFYAPNIYISNRMSKRQHSIKRAWPDALDLMLICVESGVSMEAAMRRVSEELGEQSPPLAEEMVLTTAELSFLPDRRVALDNLAARTQLELVRSVTQALIQADRYGTPVAQALRVLAQEGRDERMNEAEKKAAALPPKLTVPMILFFLPVLIAVILGPAGIQVADRF; this is translated from the coding sequence GTGTCGCAGGATCTTGCCGCAACGCTGACCAATCCGAGCATGCTGATCGCTGTTTTCGTCGCGATCGCCGTCTTCGCGACTTTTTACACGATCGCCATCCCCTTCTTCGAGCGCGGCGATCTCAACAAGCGCATGAAAGCCGTCTCGACCGAGCGCGAGCAGATCCGCGCCCGCGAACGCGCCCGCATGAACACGGAACCGGGCGCCGGCAAGACTTCGCTCAGGAACCAGAACAACCGCTCGGTCCGCCAGATCGTCGAACGCTTCAACCTGCGTAAGGCGCTCGTCGACGAAAACACGGTCAACAAGCTGCGCGCCGCCGGTTTTCGCTCGGAAAATGCGTTGAATACCTTTCTCGTCGCGCGCTTCCTGCTGCCATTTCTCTTCCTCGCGCTCGCCGCCTTCTGGGTCTTCGGTCTCGGCGGCCTTGCTGATCGCGGCATGCCCATGCGTATGCTCGCCGTCATCGGCATCGCCTATCTCGGCTTTTATGCGCCGAATATCTATATCTCCAACCGCATGAGCAAGCGTCAGCACTCGATCAAGCGCGCCTGGCCGGATGCGCTGGACCTGATGCTGATCTGCGTCGAATCCGGCGTCTCGATGGAGGCGGCGATGCGTCGCGTGTCGGAGGAACTCGGCGAGCAGTCGCCGCCGCTTGCCGAGGAGATGGTATTAACCACCGCCGAACTCTCCTTCCTGCCGGATCGCCGCGTGGCGCTCGACAATCTCGCCGCACGCACGCAGCTCGAGCTGGTGCGTTCGGTGACCCAGGCGCTGATCCAGGCCGACCGCTACGGCACGCCCGTTGCACAGGCCCTGCGCGTTCTGGCTCAGGAAGGACGCGACGAGCGGATGAACGAAGCGGAAAAGAAGGCGGCCGCCCTGCCGCCGAAACTGACGGTGCCAATGATCCTGTTCTTCCTGCCGGTGCTGATCGCCGTCATCCTCGGCCCGGCCGGCATCCAGGTGGCGGATAGGTTCTGA